In Nostoc sp. GT001, a genomic segment contains:
- a CDS encoding AAA-like domain-containing protein: MPGAFGDHLHRHWWNLKQHPELARAMKQIVAKNTPIQLEPIEAFKLKSMGLVDLENNYVIPRFNLYRQYFRDRAASL; encoded by the coding sequence ATGCCGGGCGCTTTTGGCGACCATTTGCACCGACATTGGTGGAATCTAAAACAACATCCTGAGTTAGCAAGGGCAATGAAACAAATTGTTGCAAAAAACACACCAATACAGCTGGAGCCAATAGAAGCCTTTAAATTAAAAAGTATGGGTTTGGTCGATCTGGAAAATAATTATGTAATACCTAGATTTAATTTATATCGGCAATATTTCCGCGATCGCGCGGCTTCTCTGTAA
- a CDS encoding AAA-like domain-containing protein, with product MNAEQNPAYEYQVGGNLPSNAPTYVVRQADQDLYDGLKAGEFCYVLNSRQMGKSSLRVQVMQRLKAEGIACAVIDLTKIGNQQVTADQWYAGIVRIFVRSFDLSEKFNLRSWWRNNDHLSPVQRLSDFIEEILLVEIAQPIVIFIDEIDCVLNLKNIVGTDDFFAFIRNCYNQRADQPQYRRITFTLLGVATPSDLIEDKKLTPFNIGKAVELNGFTLEEAKPLGYGFVNKIDNPQLVLKEILDWTGGQPFLTQKVCQLLVNNLANSLNISSSLINKINIHEWVEKIINYKIINNWEFQDEPEHLRTVRDRIMRNQTQANMLLGLVQEILNKGELSGNDSDEQIELRLSGLVVKHDSNFKIYNRIYQSIFNQEWVKEQLAKQRPYSEAFQAWLDSNCQDESRLLRGKALEDALNWREGKSLSNQDYDFLTASQEQQQRDLQEKLAAAKVEEYKAGIKAQTQRTRLAIASAVVAIMAIFAGFQWREAKIGQIQALTTSSKIKFTTNRYLFDGLIDALKAARLLQDSIFVKNNPQLQMEVMEIVSNAVYDVRESNRLEKHQDLIRRVKFNPNGKSFVTASYDDTAKLWKLGEKEPLTLKTYKSHVVDVSFSPNDRRIATASRDGIVDIWDSEGKYISTFKHTVVTSNKNEDILWSVNFSQDGQIIATTGGDTTIKLWKLDGSLWKTLKDDTNGHKKEVRNVSFSPDGQKIASASPDGTVKLWDIQGNLIDTLNGHKGISVLNVSFSPNGQTIVSTSSDNTAIIWDVNKKTQLAQLQGHTKPVKNVAFSPDGKTIATSSDDGTVKLWSSRNYQVLDTFEGHRGPVNGISFHPQGHILASGGDDKTVRLWRINPLRITLNEHDAIYSIDINPKKDIIATGSGDGVINLWNFQGEPLKTIKAQKLGIASVTFSPDGNTIASSSPDTTVRRFNLLGQELNPTLRGHKDSVNSISFSPNGEIIASASLDRTVKLWNREGKPLKSLPGNTQFFSVNFSRNGETIAAAGRDRIIQFWKRNGSPLYTWNVDESLLNKSTLNTTIYKVIYSSTGSTIITSSEDNTVKLLNPNSGVIKSLKSHTAGVWGLDVSRNGQMIASGSDDRTVKIWTMDGKLITTLTGHKGSVNSVKFTPDSKKLASASSDKKILVWDVQDMNFDKYIEHGCNWLSDYLKTHDERDDLKNVCK from the coding sequence ATGAACGCAGAACAAAACCCCGCTTATGAATATCAAGTTGGAGGCAATTTACCAAGTAATGCTCCCACTTATGTAGTGCGGCAAGCAGATCAAGACCTCTATGATGGCTTGAAAGCAGGGGAGTTTTGCTATGTGCTGAACTCGCGGCAAATGGGTAAGTCTAGCTTGCGAGTCCAAGTAATGCAACGACTAAAAGCTGAAGGTATTGCCTGTGCAGTAATTGACTTAACTAAAATTGGCAACCAACAAGTAACAGCAGATCAATGGTACGCCGGAATTGTCCGCATTTTTGTTAGGAGCTTTGATCTGTCGGAAAAGTTTAATTTGCGGAGTTGGTGGCGCAACAACGATCATCTTTCCCCAGTGCAGAGGTTAAGCGATTTTATCGAAGAGATACTGCTGGTAGAAATTGCTCAACCTATTGTCATTTTTATAGATGAAATTGATTGTGTTCTCAATCTGAAAAACATCGTTGGAACTGATGATTTTTTTGCTTTTATCCGCAACTGTTATAACCAACGTGCTGATCAACCACAATACAGACGTATTACGTTTACCCTCTTGGGAGTAGCAACACCTTCAGATTTAATAGAAGATAAAAAGCTCACGCCTTTTAATATTGGTAAAGCAGTTGAATTAAATGGCTTTACTTTAGAAGAAGCAAAACCACTAGGATATGGATTTGTAAACAAGATAGATAATCCACAGTTGGTATTAAAAGAAATTTTAGATTGGACAGGTGGGCAACCATTTCTCACTCAAAAAGTATGCCAACTTCTAGTGAACAATTTAGCTAATTCATTAAATATTTCAAGCTCATTAATAAACAAAATCAATATTCATGAGTGGGTAGAAAAGATCATAAATTACAAAATCATTAATAATTGGGAATTTCAAGATGAACCAGAACATTTACGTACAGTACGTGACCGGATTATGCGTAATCAAACTCAAGCAAATATGTTGCTAGGGTTGGTTCAAGAAATTTTAAATAAAGGAGAATTGTCTGGTAATGATAGTGATGAGCAAATAGAATTAAGATTATCTGGATTAGTAGTAAAACACGACAGTAATTTTAAAATTTATAATCGCATTTATCAGTCTATTTTTAATCAAGAATGGGTAAAGGAACAATTAGCTAAACAGCGCCCATACTCTGAAGCTTTTCAGGCTTGGTTGGATTCTAATTGTCAAGATGAATCGCGGCTTTTGCGAGGTAAAGCATTAGAAGATGCTTTAAATTGGAGAGAAGGCAAAAGTTTGAGCAATCAAGATTATGATTTTTTAACTGCTAGCCAAGAGCAACAACAACGCGATCTTCAAGAAAAACTGGCAGCAGCAAAAGTCGAAGAATATAAAGCTGGAATTAAAGCTCAAACGCAGAGAACTCGATTAGCGATCGCGTCTGCTGTTGTTGCAATAATGGCTATATTTGCTGGTTTTCAATGGAGAGAAGCTAAGATAGGACAGATACAAGCACTCACAACTTCCTCTAAGATTAAATTTACTACAAATCGATATTTATTTGATGGATTAATAGATGCCTTAAAAGCAGCAAGACTGCTCCAAGATTCTATCTTTGTTAAAAATAACCCTCAACTTCAGATGGAAGTGATGGAGATAGTGAGCAATGCAGTTTATGACGTTAGAGAAAGTAACCGTCTAGAAAAACATCAAGACCTAATTAGACGTGTTAAGTTTAATCCAAATGGTAAAAGCTTTGTGACAGCTAGCTATGATGATACTGCGAAGCTTTGGAAGTTAGGTGAGAAAGAACCTTTGACATTAAAAACCTATAAAAGTCATGTTGTTGATGTCAGCTTTAGTCCTAATGATCGGAGGATTGCTACTGCTAGCCGAGACGGAATTGTAGACATTTGGGATAGTGAAGGTAAGTATATTTCAACTTTTAAACATACTGTTGTCACTTCCAATAAAAATGAAGATATTCTCTGGAGCGTTAACTTTAGTCAAGATGGTCAGATAATTGCTACAACAGGTGGCGACACAACAATCAAGCTTTGGAAGCTAGATGGTAGTCTTTGGAAAACTTTAAAGGACGATACAAATGGGCATAAAAAAGAAGTCCGGAATGTTAGCTTCAGTCCTGATGGTCAAAAGATTGCCTCCGCTAGCCCTGATGGTACAGTTAAACTTTGGGACATCCAAGGTAATTTAATTGATACATTAAATGGTCATAAAGGAATATCAGTTTTAAATGTAAGTTTTAGCCCTAATGGTCAAACTATCGTTTCTACCAGTAGTGATAATACAGCTATTATTTGGGATGTAAACAAGAAAACTCAGCTAGCTCAACTGCAAGGGCATACAAAACCAGTGAAAAATGTTGCCTTCAGCCCCGATGGTAAAACTATTGCCACTTCTAGTGATGATGGAACTGTGAAATTATGGAGTAGCCGTAATTACCAAGTGCTAGACACTTTTGAAGGGCATAGAGGTCCCGTTAATGGTATTAGTTTCCACCCTCAAGGACATATTTTAGCATCTGGTGGTGATGACAAAACAGTTAGGCTTTGGCGTATAAATCCTTTGCGAATAACTTTGAATGAACATGATGCCATTTACAGCATTGATATTAATCCCAAGAAAGATATTATTGCGACTGGTAGCGGAGATGGAGTTATAAACCTATGGAATTTCCAAGGAGAACCACTAAAAACTATTAAAGCTCAGAAATTGGGTATCGCTAGCGTTACTTTTAGTCCAGATGGTAATACCATTGCTAGTAGTAGCCCAGATACGACTGTTAGGAGATTCAATTTACTAGGACAAGAACTAAATCCAACACTTAGAGGACATAAAGACTCTGTTAATAGTATTAGCTTTAGCCCTAATGGAGAAATTATTGCTTCTGCTAGTCTTGACAGAACTGTGAAACTTTGGAATAGAGAAGGAAAACCTTTGAAAAGTTTGCCAGGTAATACACAGTTTTTCAGTGTTAACTTTAGTCGAAATGGTGAGACCATTGCCGCAGCTGGGCGAGATAGAATAATTCAATTTTGGAAGCGTAATGGAAGTCCACTATATACCTGGAATGTAGATGAATCACTTCTTAATAAATCAACTTTAAATACAACTATTTATAAAGTTATATACAGTTCGACTGGAAGCACAATTATTACTTCTAGCGAAGATAATACTGTAAAGTTATTGAATCCAAATAGTGGTGTTATCAAATCTTTGAAAAGTCATACGGCTGGGGTTTGGGGATTGGATGTTAGCCGCAACGGTCAAATGATTGCTAGTGGTAGCGATGACCGTACTGTAAAAATATGGACTATGGATGGGAAATTGATTACAACTCTTACAGGTCACAAGGGTAGCGTAAACTCTGTTAAATTTACACCTGACAGTAAAAAGCTTGCTTCCGCCAGTTCTGATAAAAAAATTTTGGTGTGGGATGTACAAGATATGAATTTCGACAAATACATAGAGCATGGATGTAATTGGTTGAGTGATTATCTAAAAACTCATGACGAGCGAGATGATTTAAAAAATGTGTGCAAATAA
- a CDS encoding C1 family peptidase — protein sequence MLNQPENLNKSYDWKSKGLGWVPDYPDLRDYNLDDEDLKNQQRLKVEETTGWIENIIGEVLQLLNEDGENLQKSNINELKNKILGNVIFKKVRVHKLLRYPGFLEDNEKTGQFSINKVKYDSILSRQVIQLKKYLGVLLLTKYLNIPKKINSKSNYDTDKSLDLENPLDVIQWMNDETYDFRTKEIIEFFQCLTDIKQDGIVGLETFLQLNEYLLNPKKSKLVDANNKCKDDNSKRKPLKRIRYFSVTSLIPDKALNQIIYNLCLKVSKQISQEIKTKNFLEEDFLNSIKVNSDFFQKVLAEINTDTSIKNSNCLLRILEEGLTKPAQSTNAVNKNKSDIKSNLEFFKNSPLFDPLISIALRSIYPLAQLRHQTIEELIEQGIDNLENLIKQKPENFNEQQKPKLGYSNNELVKYSIRKILYTLYYEIQSLEQENQERQINKKEFTMNLLILLSYVSLSKNIXINLSIHKRLLKKLKKKLLLLESDVTVPPRYNPFDKQELFEIVTEESTKGVNSNSFVSFTQQQEELFLSLNLYIPIFSNKTIKYLEEPQEDTDKDKKPFFQLPSVVDLSYWFSSVKDQGSLKSCTAFAAVSLLEYFANKNSKDKIEPSPMFLYKAARNKMKVKGDVGSSIRETMKALALFGVPPEDYWPYDENQVDEEPLPYCYAYAQNYKTLKYFLLDYAGITPETLLFQIKAVLSAGFPCIFGLTLYSSIYKSSNEKGHIPFPNYQEDKIVGGHTLVAVGYDDFQFVKCANSQQYSKGAFLVRNSWGTEWGVEGYGWLPYDYVLAGLTSAWWSLLKSEWFNENNFGFSGTGGEGVPGSTGT from the coding sequence ATGCTAAATCAACCTGAAAATCTTAATAAAAGCTATGATTGGAAGAGTAAAGGCTTAGGTTGGGTGCCTGATTATCCAGATTTACGCGACTATAATTTAGATGATGAGGATCTGAAAAATCAGCAACGCTTGAAAGTAGAAGAGACAACAGGTTGGATAGAAAATATTATCGGAGAAGTACTTCAATTATTAAATGAAGATGGAGAAAATCTCCAAAAAAGTAACATTAATGAACTAAAAAATAAAATCTTAGGCAATGTTATATTTAAAAAGGTAAGAGTTCATAAACTTTTGCGATATCCAGGTTTTTTGGAAGACAATGAAAAAACTGGTCAATTTAGTATTAATAAAGTTAAATATGACAGTATTTTATCGAGACAAGTTATTCAACTAAAAAAATATCTTGGTGTTTTATTGTTAACTAAATATTTAAACATCCCTAAAAAAATAAATTCAAAGTCTAATTATGATACTGATAAGAGTTTAGACCTTGAAAATCCATTGGATGTAATTCAGTGGATGAATGATGAAACTTATGATTTTCGTACAAAAGAAATTATTGAATTTTTTCAATGTTTAACAGATATTAAGCAAGATGGAATTGTTGGGCTTGAGACTTTTCTTCAGTTAAATGAATACTTGTTAAACCCTAAAAAAAGTAAATTAGTTGATGCAAATAATAAATGTAAAGATGATAATTCTAAAAGGAAGCCATTAAAAAGAATTAGATATTTTTCAGTTACTTCACTGATACCAGATAAGGCTTTAAATCAAATTATCTATAACTTATGTTTAAAAGTAAGTAAACAAATTTCACAAGAAATAAAAACTAAAAATTTTCTTGAAGAAGATTTCCTGAATAGTATTAAAGTAAACTCAGACTTTTTTCAAAAAGTTTTAGCAGAAATAAATACAGATACTAGTATTAAAAATAGTAATTGTTTATTAAGAATTTTAGAAGAAGGCTTAACTAAACCAGCTCAATCTACTAACGCTGTTAATAAAAATAAATCTGACATTAAATCTAATTTAGAATTTTTTAAAAATTCTCCCTTGTTTGATCCTTTGATTTCAATAGCTCTTAGAAGTATTTATCCACTAGCTCAACTCAGACACCAGACTATTGAAGAATTAATAGAGCAAGGGATTGATAACCTTGAAAATCTTATTAAACAAAAACCAGAAAATTTTAATGAACAGCAGAAGCCAAAGCTTGGATACTCCAATAATGAATTAGTTAAATACTCAATTCGTAAAATTTTGTATACACTTTACTATGAGATTCAATCGCTTGAGCAAGAAAATCAAGAAAGACAAATAAACAAGAAAGAATTTACAATGAATTTATTAATTCTTTTGTCCTATGTTTCTTTATCAAAAAATATTNNNATAAATTTGAGTATACACAAGAGGCTGTTAAAGAAATTGAAAAAGAAGTTGCTGTTATTGGAATCAGATGTTACAGTGCCACCTCGTTACAATCCTTTTGATAAGCAAGAACTGTTTGAAATTGTAACAGAGGAAAGTACTAAGGGTGTCAATAGTAATTCTTTTGTTAGCTTTACTCAGCAACAAGAAGAACTATTCCTATCTTTAAATTTATATATTCCCATATTCAGCAATAAAACTATTAAATATTTAGAAGAGCCGCAAGAAGACACAGATAAAGATAAAAAACCATTTTTTCAACTTCCTAGCGTAGTCGATTTGAGTTATTGGTTTTCTTCAGTGAAAGACCAAGGTTCTTTAAAATCGTGTACTGCATTTGCGGCTGTTTCATTATTAGAGTACTTTGCCAACAAAAACTCTAAAGATAAAATTGAACCGTCTCCTATGTTTCTCTACAAAGCTGCACGTAACAAAATGAAAGTTAAAGGAGATGTAGGTTCGTCAATCAGAGAGACGATGAAAGCATTAGCTTTATTCGGAGTTCCACCAGAAGATTATTGGCCTTATGATGAAAATCAAGTAGATGAAGAACCACTACCATACTGCTATGCTTATGCTCAGAATTACAAAACGCTCAAGTATTTTCTTTTAGATTATGCAGGTATTACTCCAGAAACGCTTTTATTTCAAATAAAAGCAGTTCTGTCCGCAGGTTTCCCTTGTATTTTTGGACTTACGCTTTATAGCTCTATCTACAAAAGCTCAAACGAAAAAGGTCACATTCCGTTTCCAAATTATCAAGAAGATAAGATTGTTGGCGGACATACACTTGTAGCAGTTGGTTATGATGATTTTCAGTTTGTTAAATGTGCTAATAGTCAGCAATATTCAAAAGGTGCATTTTTAGTTAGGAATTCTTGGGGAACTGAATGGGGTGTAGAAGGTTACGGGTGGCTTCCTTACGATTATGTATTAGCTGGATTAACCTCTGCTTGGTGGTCGTTGCTCAAGTCAGAATGGTTTAACGAGAATAATTTTGGTTTTTCAGGTACAGGTGGTGAAGGAGTACCAGGTAGTACAGGTACATAA
- a CDS encoding transglycosylase SLT domain-containing protein codes for MLKKLQKKQISIIAGAALFAFLTGAMVSAPEIGKSLGKWLKLSQNQAEQTSDGSVAQSAVFPLISQSLPERAAKLAAIAAESRSPDRNRARYLLASDYIERTQGQKALVLLQGLEKDYPILAPYILLKQAQAEDMLGEDGKASDLRQRVLKQYPKEAASVKALYLIAQPKQQETAIAQFPSNPLTWEIIRKRLQENPNQPQLQLILAKYAYDQPGIVGVLDQLVKQNTLKPEDWELIGTSYWENSQFLKAANAYAKAPKTSRNLYRTARGLQVGGKDKEKAIATYKQLVQQFPNSEETGTALLRLAETAKTPKDGLPYLDQVISKFPKQAGTALAQKAKTLQTLKDQKSASAAWQLLIGKYGNSNEAAEYRWKIAQDKANAKDYVGAWQWAEPIVTNNPNSILAPRAGFWVGKWAAALGKQQESKTAYEYVVSQFPYSYYAWRAATMLGLNVGNFDNVRVMNPEVIAPRRPVPPAGSDTFKELYLLGQDRDAWLQWQTEFQNKIQPTVAEQFTEGLMRQARGENLIGIDKISKLEDREIPGELAQYQTLSKQITYWQARYPFPYQREIEKWSTERQLNPLLVTALMRQESRFEPKIKSVADATGLMQVLPSTAKWIAPQIKVDFKTISLENPNDNIMMGTWYLDHTHEQYNNNSLLAIASYNAGPGNVSKWLQTLTTKDPDEFVEQIPFDETKNYVRQVFGNYWNYLRLYNPEISGIVTKYSTTHPQLLSAIILESYEL; via the coding sequence ATGCTGAAGAAACTACAGAAAAAGCAAATTTCGATAATTGCGGGTGCAGCACTGTTTGCCTTTTTGACTGGGGCAATGGTATCAGCACCTGAGATTGGCAAGTCTCTGGGGAAATGGCTCAAACTGAGTCAGAATCAAGCAGAGCAAACATCGGACGGTAGTGTTGCCCAATCAGCCGTCTTCCCGCTGATATCGCAATCGCTGCCAGAACGGGCGGCAAAACTAGCAGCGATCGCTGCCGAATCGCGATCGCCTGATCGGAATCGCGCTCGTTATCTTTTGGCGAGTGATTATATTGAAAGAACCCAAGGGCAAAAAGCTCTGGTTTTACTCCAAGGACTAGAGAAAGACTATCCCATCCTTGCGCCTTACATTTTGCTCAAACAAGCCCAGGCAGAGGATATGCTGGGCGAGGACGGCAAAGCCTCGGATCTCAGGCAAAGGGTGCTGAAACAGTATCCCAAAGAAGCGGCCAGTGTGAAAGCGTTATATCTGATTGCTCAACCAAAGCAACAAGAAACAGCGATCGCTCAATTTCCTTCCAATCCTCTAACTTGGGAAATTATCCGCAAACGCTTGCAAGAAAATCCCAATCAGCCACAATTACAATTGATTTTGGCTAAGTATGCCTACGATCAACCAGGCATAGTGGGCGTTTTGGATCAGTTAGTAAAACAAAATACTCTCAAACCTGAAGACTGGGAACTTATTGGTACTAGCTATTGGGAAAATAGTCAATTTCTGAAAGCGGCGAATGCTTATGCCAAAGCACCCAAAACATCGCGCAACCTTTACCGTACTGCACGCGGGTTACAGGTGGGAGGCAAAGATAAAGAAAAAGCCATCGCTACCTATAAACAATTAGTGCAGCAATTTCCCAATAGTGAGGAAACTGGGACGGCACTACTGCGGTTAGCAGAAACCGCAAAAACACCTAAAGACGGCTTACCATATCTTGACCAGGTAATTAGTAAATTTCCCAAACAAGCTGGTACTGCGCTGGCACAAAAAGCCAAAACTCTCCAAACTCTTAAGGATCAAAAATCAGCTAGCGCGGCGTGGCAATTACTCATAGGTAAATACGGTAACTCTAATGAAGCAGCAGAGTACCGTTGGAAAATCGCCCAAGATAAAGCCAATGCCAAAGATTACGTTGGTGCTTGGCAATGGGCAGAACCAATTGTCACTAATAACCCCAATAGCATTTTGGCTCCAAGAGCAGGCTTTTGGGTAGGTAAATGGGCGGCTGCACTGGGGAAACAGCAAGAATCTAAAACTGCTTATGAATATGTGGTTAGCCAGTTTCCCTACTCTTACTATGCATGGCGAGCCGCGACAATGTTGGGGCTAAATGTCGGCAATTTTGACAACGTGCGCGTCATGAACCCAGAAGTAATCGCACCCCGGCGTCCAGTACCGCCTGCTGGTTCTGATACTTTCAAAGAATTGTATCTGCTAGGTCAAGACCGCGATGCCTGGTTACAATGGCAAACAGAATTTCAGAACAAAATTCAGCCAACGGTAGCAGAGCAATTTACTGAAGGGTTGATGCGGCAGGCTAGAGGAGAAAATCTCATCGGAATTGACAAAATTTCTAAATTAGAAGACCGGGAAATACCAGGCGAACTTGCCCAATATCAGACTCTAAGTAAACAAATCACCTATTGGCAAGCGCGTTATCCATTTCCCTATCAGCGAGAGATTGAAAAGTGGTCTACTGAGCGTCAACTCAATCCTCTGCTAGTAACTGCTTTGATGCGTCAAGAGTCACGGTTTGAACCAAAAATTAAGTCTGTTGCTGATGCTACTGGTTTAATGCAGGTGTTGCCGAGTACAGCTAAATGGATTGCGCCCCAAATCAAAGTGGATTTCAAAACAATAAGTCTAGAAAATCCCAATGATAACATCATGATGGGTACATGGTATTTGGATCATACCCATGAGCAATATAACAATAACTCCTTGCTGGCGATCGCTAGTTACAATGCTGGCCCCGGCAATGTCTCCAAATGGTTGCAAACTCTAACGACAAAAGATCCAGATGAGTTTGTTGAACAAATTCCCTTTGATGAAACTAAAAACTATGTGCGGCAAGTATTTGGCAACTACTGGAATTATCTAAGGCTTTACAACCCGGAGATTTCTGGCATAGTGACAAAGTACTCGACCACACACCCACAACTACTGAGCGCAATAATCTTAGAAAGTTATGAGTTGTGA
- a CDS encoding 3-deoxy-7-phosphoheptulonate synthase — protein sequence MHNKLLNSNIDNANIENDRILLTPNEVKSKLPLTQLAEQRVLAYRQEIKDILDFKDRRKFIVVGPCSIHDPKAALEYSERLKILSERVKDNLLLIMRVYFEKPRTTVGWKGLINDPDMDDSFHVEKGLLIARELLLTITELGLPAGTEALDPIIPQYISELITWSAIGARTTESQTHREMASGLSMPVGFKNGTDGNIQVALNALQSAGNPHNFLGINQNGQVSVFQTKGNGYGHVILRGGSQPNFDPANVKLVEEKLKQANLPPRIVIDCSHGNTNKDYKLQGAVLENIIQQIVDGNTSIVGMMLESHLYEGSQPITGKQEELKYGVSVTDKCISWEETEKIILAAHEKLK from the coding sequence ATGCACAACAAATTACTTAATAGTAATATCGACAACGCTAACATTGAGAACGATCGCATTTTATTAACCCCCAATGAAGTCAAGTCAAAATTACCTTTAACACAATTAGCTGAACAAAGAGTTTTAGCATATAGACAGGAAATAAAAGATATCCTGGATTTTAAGGATCGCAGGAAATTTATAGTAGTTGGCCCATGCTCAATCCACGACCCAAAAGCAGCGCTCGAATATTCTGAGAGATTGAAAATATTGTCCGAGCGAGTCAAGGATAACTTGCTATTAATTATGCGAGTGTATTTTGAAAAACCCAGAACAACTGTAGGCTGGAAAGGTTTAATTAACGATCCAGATATGGATGATTCTTTCCATGTAGAGAAAGGTTTATTAATTGCACGGGAGCTACTATTAACAATTACAGAGTTGGGATTACCTGCTGGCACAGAAGCATTAGATCCAATCATCCCTCAATACATCAGTGAACTGATTACATGGTCTGCCATCGGCGCACGCACTACTGAATCACAAACTCACCGCGAAATGGCCAGTGGGCTTTCGATGCCTGTGGGTTTTAAAAACGGTACTGATGGCAATATTCAAGTAGCCTTGAATGCCCTACAATCTGCTGGAAATCCGCATAATTTTCTGGGAATTAATCAAAACGGACAGGTCAGTGTCTTTCAAACTAAAGGTAATGGCTATGGTCACGTAATTTTAAGGGGTGGTAGTCAACCCAACTTCGATCCAGCAAATGTCAAACTGGTAGAAGAGAAATTAAAACAGGCAAATTTACCACCGAGAATTGTAATCGACTGTAGCCACGGCAATACTAATAAAGATTATAAATTACAAGGTGCTGTCTTAGAAAATATTATTCAGCAAATAGTGGATGGTAATACATCAATTGTTGGCATGATGCTGGAATCGCATTTGTATGAAGGTAGTCAACCAATTACTGGTAAACAAGAAGAATTAAAATATGGTGTTTCTGTAACTGATAAATGTATTAGCTGGGAAGAAACTGAAAAAATTATTTTGGCTGCTCACGAAAAACTTAAATGA